The following proteins are co-located in the Mycolicibacterium goodii genome:
- a CDS encoding RecB family exonuclease, which produces MSEEPVRGAAGQRRPALSPSRASDFKQCPLLYRFRAIDRLPEPRSTAQLRGTLVHAALEDLYGLPAHERVPDTALRLVEPAWDRVVAADPDLAALAERDVLLSEAKALLTGYYRLEDPTRFDPQCCEQLIEVELADGTLLRGYVDRIDVAPTGEVRVVDYKTGKAPAAARELAEFKALFQMKFYAVALLRSREVMPARLRLLYLADGQVLDYSPERAELLRFERTLIAIWKAIQAAGASGDFRPNPSRLCAWCAHQSLCPAFGGAPPPYPGWPEQIDDGDPDAVLQEAGAA; this is translated from the coding sequence ATGAGTGAGGAACCCGTGCGCGGCGCTGCCGGCCAGCGCCGGCCGGCCCTGTCACCGTCCCGCGCGAGCGATTTCAAGCAGTGCCCTCTGCTGTACCGGTTCCGCGCCATCGACCGGCTTCCCGAGCCGCGGTCGACCGCACAGTTGCGGGGAACTCTCGTGCACGCGGCGCTGGAGGATCTGTACGGTCTGCCCGCCCATGAGCGGGTGCCCGACACCGCGCTGCGCCTCGTCGAGCCGGCCTGGGACCGTGTGGTCGCCGCCGATCCCGACCTCGCCGCCCTCGCGGAGCGTGACGTGCTGCTGAGCGAGGCCAAGGCGTTGCTCACGGGTTATTACCGGCTGGAGGACCCCACCCGGTTCGATCCGCAGTGCTGCGAACAACTCATCGAGGTCGAGCTCGCCGACGGCACGTTGCTGCGCGGCTACGTCGACCGCATCGACGTCGCACCGACCGGCGAGGTACGCGTCGTCGACTACAAGACCGGCAAGGCACCCGCGGCGGCACGCGAACTCGCCGAGTTCAAGGCGCTGTTCCAGATGAAGTTCTACGCCGTGGCGCTGCTGCGGTCGCGTGAGGTGATGCCGGCCCGGCTGCGGCTGCTGTACCTCGCCGACGGGCAGGTGCTCGACTACTCCCCCGAGCGCGCCGAGCTGCTGCGGTTCGAGCGCACCCTGATCGCGATCTGGAAGGCCATCCAGGCCGCCGGGGCCAGCGGGGATTTCCGGCCGAATCCTTCGCGCCTGTGCGCGTGGTGTGCGCATCAGTCGCTGTGCCCGGCGTTCGGCGGCGCCCCGCCGCCGTACCCGGGTTGGCCGGAGCAGATCGACGACGGTGATCCCGATGCGGTGCTCCAGGAGGCCGGCGCCGCATGA
- a CDS encoding tRNA (adenine-N1)-methyltransferase codes for MAGNRPTGPFAEGDRVQLTDAKGRHYTMVLNHGGEFHTHRGIIAFDDVIGLPEGSVVKSTNGDQFLVLRPLLVDYVMSMPRGAQVIYPKDAAQIVHEGDIFPGARVLEAGAGSGALTCSLLRAVGPEGSVTSYEVRDDHAVHAERNVVTFFGERPSNWNLVIGDVSDYDGPEMDRVVLDMLAPWEVLPAVSRALVAGGVLMIYVATVTQLSRAVEALREQQCWTEPRAWESMQRGWHVVGLAVRPQHTMRGHTAFLISARKLAPGAVAPMPLRRKRQIGGGI; via the coding sequence GTGGCAGGAAACAGACCGACCGGGCCGTTCGCTGAGGGTGACCGCGTGCAACTCACCGACGCGAAGGGCAGGCACTACACCATGGTGCTCAACCACGGCGGCGAGTTCCACACCCACCGCGGGATCATCGCGTTCGACGACGTGATCGGGTTGCCCGAGGGCAGCGTCGTCAAGTCCACCAACGGCGACCAGTTCCTGGTGCTGCGTCCGCTGCTCGTCGACTACGTGATGTCCATGCCGCGTGGCGCCCAGGTGATCTATCCCAAGGACGCCGCGCAGATCGTGCACGAGGGCGACATCTTCCCCGGGGCCCGCGTGCTGGAGGCGGGCGCCGGTTCCGGCGCGCTGACGTGTTCGCTGCTGCGGGCCGTCGGCCCGGAGGGCAGCGTGACGTCCTATGAGGTGCGCGACGACCACGCCGTGCACGCCGAGCGCAACGTCGTCACGTTCTTCGGTGAACGCCCGTCCAACTGGAACCTGGTGATCGGCGACGTGTCCGACTACGACGGTCCCGAGATGGACCGCGTCGTGCTCGACATGCTGGCGCCGTGGGAGGTGCTGCCCGCGGTCTCGCGCGCGCTGGTGGCGGGGGGCGTGCTGATGATCTACGTCGCCACCGTCACGCAGCTGTCGCGGGCCGTGGAGGCCTTGCGCGAGCAGCAGTGCTGGACCGAGCCCCGCGCCTGGGAGAGCATGCAGCGCGGCTGGCACGTGGTGGGGCTCGCGGTGCGTCCGCAGCACACCATGCGCGGGCACACGGCGTTCCTGATCAGTGCGCGCAAACTCGCGCCGGGTGCCGTCGCACCCATGCCGCTGCGGCGCAAACGTCAAATCGGCGGCGGGATCTAG
- a CDS encoding DUF503 domain-containing protein: MWIGWLECDLLLGDVRSLKEKRSVIRPVIAELRRKLVVSAAETGMQNLHRRTGIGVAVVAADRAHVVELLDAAERMVAAHPELELLSTRRGLHRSDD; encoded by the coding sequence ATGTGGATCGGCTGGCTGGAGTGCGATCTGCTGCTCGGCGACGTGCGCTCGCTCAAGGAGAAGCGCTCGGTGATCCGGCCGGTGATCGCCGAGCTTCGCCGCAAGTTGGTCGTGTCGGCCGCTGAGACCGGCATGCAGAATCTGCACCGCCGTACCGGTATCGGTGTCGCCGTGGTGGCCGCCGACCGCGCGCACGTGGTCGAACTGCTCGACGCGGCCGAGCGGATGGTGGCCGCGCATCCGGAGCTGGAGTTGCTGTCGACCCGCCGCGGTCTGCACCGCAGCGACGACTAG
- the arc gene encoding proteasome ATPase, translating into MSESERSEGYPEGVVGSEAGPLSSDDAAELEALRREAAMLREQLENTVGPQSGLRSARDVHQLEARIDSLAARNSKLMDTLKEARQQLLALREEVDRLGQPPSGYGVLLATHDDDTVDVFTSGRKMRLTCSPNIEVKELKQGQTVRLNEALTVVEAGNFEAVGEISTLREILADGHRALVVGHADEERIVWLAEPLVAAKDLPDEPSDYFDDSRPRKLRPGDSLLVDTKAGYAFERIPKAEVEDLVLEEVPDVSYNDIGGLGRQIEQIRDAVELPFLHKDLYKEYSLRPPKGVLLYGPPGCGKTLIAKAVANSLAKKMAEVRGDDAREAKSYFLNIKGPELLNKFVGETERHIRLIFQRAREKASEGTPVIVFFDEMDSIFRTRGTGVSSDVETTVVPQLLSEIDGVEGLENVIVIGASNREDMIDPAILRPGRLDVKIKIERPDAEAAQDIFSKYLTEDLPVHADDLTEFNGDRALTIKAMIERVVDRMYAEIDENRFLEVTYANGDKEVMYFKDFNSGAMIQNVVDRAKKYAIKSVLETGQRGLRIQHLLDSIVDEFAENEDLPNTTNPDDWARISGKKGERIVYIRTLVTGKSSSASRAIDTESNLGQYL; encoded by the coding sequence ATGAGTGAGTCAGAGCGTTCGGAAGGTTATCCCGAGGGTGTCGTCGGGTCTGAAGCGGGACCCCTCTCCAGCGACGATGCCGCCGAGCTGGAGGCATTGCGCCGGGAGGCCGCGATGCTGCGCGAGCAGCTGGAAAACACAGTGGGTCCGCAGAGCGGTTTGCGAAGTGCCCGAGACGTACATCAGCTGGAGGCGCGGATCGACTCCCTTGCGGCCCGCAACTCCAAGTTGATGGACACCCTCAAGGAAGCCCGACAGCAGTTACTCGCCCTGCGCGAGGAGGTCGACCGTCTCGGTCAGCCGCCGAGCGGATACGGCGTGCTGCTGGCGACGCACGACGACGACACGGTCGACGTGTTCACGTCGGGACGCAAGATGCGCCTGACTTGCTCGCCCAACATCGAGGTCAAGGAGCTCAAGCAGGGCCAGACGGTGCGCCTCAACGAGGCGCTCACCGTGGTCGAGGCGGGCAACTTCGAGGCCGTGGGTGAGATCAGCACGCTGCGCGAGATCCTCGCCGACGGCCACCGCGCGCTCGTGGTGGGCCACGCCGACGAGGAGCGCATCGTCTGGCTGGCCGAACCGCTCGTCGCCGCGAAGGACCTGCCCGACGAGCCGAGCGACTACTTCGACGACAGCCGGCCGCGCAAGCTGCGCCCCGGTGACTCGCTGCTGGTCGACACCAAGGCCGGGTATGCCTTCGAGCGCATCCCCAAGGCCGAGGTCGAGGACCTCGTGCTCGAAGAGGTGCCCGACGTCAGCTACAACGACATCGGCGGTCTCGGTCGCCAGATCGAGCAGATCCGCGACGCCGTCGAGCTGCCGTTCCTGCACAAGGACCTGTACAAGGAGTACTCGCTGCGCCCGCCCAAGGGCGTGCTGCTCTACGGTCCGCCCGGTTGCGGCAAGACGCTGATCGCCAAGGCCGTCGCCAACTCGCTGGCGAAGAAGATGGCCGAGGTCCGCGGCGACGACGCCCGCGAGGCCAAGAGCTACTTCCTCAACATCAAGGGTCCCGAGCTGCTGAACAAGTTCGTCGGTGAGACCGAGCGGCACATCCGGCTGATCTTCCAGCGCGCTCGGGAGAAGGCCTCCGAGGGCACCCCGGTGATCGTGTTCTTCGACGAGATGGACTCGATCTTCCGCACCCGCGGCACCGGCGTGAGCTCCGATGTGGAGACGACGGTTGTGCCCCAGCTCCTTTCGGAGATCGACGGTGTCGAGGGCCTGGAGAACGTCATCGTGATCGGCGCCTCCAACCGCGAGGACATGATCGACCCGGCGATCTTGCGGCCCGGCCGTCTGGACGTCAAGATCAAGATCGAGCGTCCGGATGCCGAAGCCGCGCAGGACATCTTCAGCAAGTACCTCACCGAGGACCTGCCGGTGCACGCCGACGACCTCACCGAGTTCAACGGCGATCGCGCGCTGACCATCAAGGCGATGATCGAGCGGGTCGTCGACCGGATGTACGCCGAGATCGACGAGAACCGGTTCCTCGAGGTCACCTACGCCAACGGCGACAAGGAGGTCATGTACTTCAAGGACTTCAACTCGGGCGCGATGATCCAGAACGTCGTCGACCGGGCCAAGAAGTACGCGATCAAGTCCGTGCTGGAGACCGGTCAGAGGGGTCTGCGGATCCAGCATCTGCTGGACTCGATCGTCGACGAGTTCGCCGAGAACGAGGACCTGCCCAACACCACCAATCCCGATGACTGGGCCCGGATCTCGGGTAAGAAGGGCGAGCGGATCGTCTACATCCGCACGCTCGTCACCGGCAAGAGTTCGTCGGCCAGCCGTGCTATTGATACCGAGAGCAACCTGGGCCAGTACCTGTAG
- the ectA gene encoding diaminobutyrate acetyltransferase, with protein sequence MRVLESVPGRNSRTLNLRAPQSGDAIGIRDIAAATGVLDLNSTYAYLLLATDFSATSIVAESDGDLQGFITGYHPPPRPDVLFVWQVAVAPSAQGTGLASAMIDNLVERVRADRGGRPVTVEATVSPGNTASRAFFGAFARRHDVPLIERPHFDSELLDADGAHEDEPILRIGPIGVRSAVAR encoded by the coding sequence ATGCGTGTTCTCGAAAGCGTGCCGGGGCGCAATTCCCGGACCCTGAATTTGCGTGCCCCGCAGAGCGGCGACGCAATCGGCATCCGCGACATCGCGGCGGCCACCGGAGTTCTCGATCTGAATTCCACTTACGCCTATCTTCTGCTGGCGACAGATTTCTCTGCGACGTCGATCGTCGCCGAAAGTGATGGTGACCTGCAGGGTTTCATCACGGGTTACCACCCGCCGCCACGACCGGACGTGTTGTTCGTCTGGCAGGTCGCGGTCGCACCCTCGGCGCAGGGCACGGGTCTGGCCAGCGCGATGATCGACAACCTGGTCGAACGGGTGCGCGCCGACCGCGGTGGGCGACCGGTCACGGTCGAGGCCACCGTGTCACCGGGTAACACCGCATCGCGGGCCTTCTTCGGGGCGTTCGCCCGTCGTCACGACGTGCCGCTGATCGAGCGGCCACATTTCGATTCCGAGCTCCTCGACGCCGATGGCGCGCACGAGGATGAGCCGATCCTGAGGATCGGCCCGATCGGGGTTCGCAGCGCCGTCGCGCGCTGA
- the ectB gene encoding diaminobutyrate--2-oxoglutarate transaminase: protein MLLAENTQLTESDLPEVFSTVESEVRSYCRGWPAVMDTAEDSWVTDTEGRRYVDFFAGAGALNYGHNNPKLKASLLDYLASDGIVHSLDMATEAKQKFLETFRRVVLQPRGLDYKVQFPGPTGANAVESALKLARKVTGRESVISFTNAFHGMTLGALSVTGNSMKRAGAGIPLVHATPMPYDNYFGGVTEDFQWFGRVLDDSGSGLNRPAAVIVETVQGEGGLNVARVEWLQALADLCRTRDILLIVDDVQMGCGRTGPFFSFEAAGIVPDIVTLSKSVSGYGLPMALTLFRRDLDVWAPGEHNGTFRGHNPAFVTATEALETYWQNDEFSTETLLKGELIRTRLEQIADRYDGVTARGRGMAQGLKFADTDRAAEVCRAAFDRGALMETSGPSDEVVKLLPPLTTSREDLESGLDILAESIAVTLS from the coding sequence GTGTTGCTCGCTGAAAATACCCAACTGACCGAGTCCGACCTGCCCGAGGTCTTCAGCACCGTCGAATCCGAGGTCCGCAGCTACTGCCGCGGCTGGCCCGCGGTCATGGACACCGCAGAAGACTCATGGGTGACCGACACCGAGGGTCGCCGCTACGTCGACTTCTTCGCCGGCGCCGGTGCGCTGAACTACGGCCACAACAACCCGAAACTCAAAGCGTCGCTGCTCGATTACCTCGCCTCGGACGGAATCGTGCACTCGCTGGACATGGCGACGGAGGCCAAGCAGAAATTCCTGGAGACGTTCCGGCGGGTCGTCCTGCAGCCGCGCGGGCTGGACTACAAGGTGCAGTTCCCCGGGCCCACCGGCGCCAACGCGGTCGAATCGGCGCTCAAGCTCGCCAGGAAGGTGACCGGGCGCGAGTCGGTCATCAGCTTCACCAACGCCTTCCACGGCATGACGCTGGGCGCGCTGTCGGTCACCGGCAACTCGATGAAGCGGGCAGGCGCGGGCATTCCGCTCGTGCACGCCACTCCCATGCCGTACGACAACTACTTCGGCGGCGTCACCGAGGACTTCCAGTGGTTCGGACGCGTCCTCGACGACTCCGGCAGCGGCCTGAACCGTCCCGCCGCGGTGATCGTCGAAACCGTCCAGGGCGAGGGCGGCCTCAACGTCGCCCGCGTCGAATGGCTGCAGGCGCTTGCGGATCTGTGCCGCACCCGCGACATCCTGCTCATCGTCGACGACGTGCAGATGGGCTGCGGCCGCACCGGACCGTTCTTCAGCTTCGAAGCCGCCGGTATCGTCCCCGACATCGTGACACTGTCGAAGTCGGTCAGCGGTTACGGCCTGCCGATGGCGCTCACCCTGTTCCGTCGTGATCTCGACGTGTGGGCGCCCGGCGAGCACAACGGCACGTTCCGCGGCCACAACCCGGCCTTCGTCACCGCCACGGAGGCGCTGGAAACCTATTGGCAGAATGACGAATTCAGCACCGAAACCCTGCTCAAGGGCGAGCTGATCCGCACCCGACTCGAACAGATCGCCGACCGGTACGACGGTGTGACCGCGCGTGGGCGCGGGATGGCCCAAGGGCTGAAGTTCGCCGACACCGACCGCGCGGCCGAGGTGTGCAGGGCCGCGTTCGACCGCGGCGCGCTCATGGAGACCAGCGGGCCCTCCGATGAGGTCGTCAAACTCCTGCCGCCCCTGACCACGTCGCGTGAAGACCTGGAATCCGGTCTGGACATCCTGGCCGAATCGATCGCAGTCACCTTGAGCTGA
- a CDS encoding ectoine synthase has product MIVRTTDEITGTDRDVSVGTWRSKRIILADDGVGFSFHETTIDSGSVNEYRYEHHVEAVWVVEGTGRLTNLETGDEYKLAPGTMYLLNGHERHRVTCEQQLRMLCVFNPPVTGQEVHDETGAYPPPQSVA; this is encoded by the coding sequence ATGATTGTCCGTACCACCGATGAGATCACCGGCACCGACCGCGACGTCAGCGTCGGCACCTGGCGGTCCAAGCGCATCATCCTGGCCGACGACGGGGTCGGCTTCTCGTTCCACGAGACCACCATCGACTCCGGATCGGTCAACGAGTACCGCTACGAGCACCACGTCGAGGCCGTCTGGGTCGTCGAGGGCACCGGCAGGCTGACCAACCTGGAGACGGGCGACGAGTACAAGCTCGCACCCGGCACCATGTACCTGCTCAACGGCCATGAGCGCCACCGGGTTACGTGCGAGCAGCAGCTGCGCATGCTGTGTGTCTTCAACCCGCCGGTCACCGGTCAGGAAGTGCACGACGAAACCGGCGCGTACCCGCCGCCGCAGTCGGTCGCCTGA
- the thpD gene encoding ectoine hydroxylase — protein MTTTQPTRTTSYTRHDPYPTRLSHAIDPIPRVDPTVWGSEADGPLNRKVLDHFSSQGYLVRPDTVADDRLTPLRQELDRIAADLDDDDPRVIREPGGTIRSIFEPHLLSDLVAQVVRLDTVLPVARQLLGSDVYIHQARINLMPGFTGTGFYWHSDFETWHAEDGMPAIRAVSCSIALTRNYPYNGSLMVIPGSHQTFYPCVGETPQDNHDTSLVAQTVGVPDETTLTKAVDQTGIDQFTGAAGSALWFDANLLHGSGSNITPLPRSNVFLVFNSVDNALQEPFAAPRRRPEYLAARRAEPVT, from the coding sequence ATGACCACCACCCAGCCCACGCGCACGACCTCGTACACCCGTCACGATCCGTACCCGACGCGGCTTTCGCACGCGATCGACCCGATCCCGCGTGTCGACCCCACGGTGTGGGGCAGCGAAGCCGACGGTCCGCTGAATCGGAAGGTCCTCGACCACTTCTCGTCGCAGGGCTACCTGGTGCGGCCCGACACCGTCGCCGACGACCGGCTGACGCCGCTGCGTCAGGAGCTCGACCGGATCGCCGCGGACCTCGACGACGACGACCCGCGGGTCATCCGCGAACCGGGCGGCACCATCCGCTCGATCTTCGAACCCCACCTGCTCAGCGACCTTGTCGCGCAGGTGGTCCGGCTCGACACCGTGCTGCCGGTCGCCCGGCAGCTGCTGGGCAGCGATGTCTACATCCACCAGGCCCGCATCAACCTGATGCCCGGGTTCACCGGGACGGGCTTCTACTGGCATTCCGACTTCGAGACCTGGCACGCCGAGGACGGCATGCCTGCGATCCGGGCCGTGTCGTGTTCGATCGCGCTGACCCGCAACTACCCGTACAACGGGTCGCTGATGGTGATCCCCGGATCCCACCAGACGTTCTATCCGTGCGTGGGCGAGACCCCGCAGGACAACCACGACACGTCGCTGGTGGCCCAGACCGTCGGCGTCCCCGACGAGACGACCCTGACCAAGGCCGTCGACCAGACCGGCATCGACCAGTTCACCGGAGCCGCCGGGTCGGCGCTGTGGTTCGACGCCAACCTTCTGCACGGGTCCGGGTCCAACATCACGCCGCTGCCACGGTCCAATGTGTTCCTGGTGTTCAACTCCGTCGACAACGCGTTACAGGAGCCGTTCGCGGCCCCGCGGCGAAGGCCCGAATACCTGGCAGCCCGACGGGCCGAGCCCGTCACATAG
- the dop gene encoding pup deamidase/depupylase: protein MQRIIGTEVEYGISSPSDPTANPILTSTQAVLAYAAAAGIQRAKRTRWDYEVESPLRDARGFDLSRSSGPPPIVDADEVGAANMILTNGARLYVDHAHPEYSAPECTDPMDAVIWDKAGERVMEAAARHVASVPGAAKLQLYKNNVDGKGASYGSHENYLMSRQTPFSAVIAGLTPFMVSRQVVTGSGRVGIGPSGDEPGFQLSQRADYIEVEVGLETTLKRGIINTRDEPHADADKYRRLHVIIGDANLAETSTYLKLGATSLVLDLIEEGHQIGIDLSDLALARPVHAVHVISRDPSLRATVALADGRELTALALQRIYLDRVAKLVDSRDPDPRANHVVETWANVLDLLERDPMECAEILDWPAKLRLLEGFRQRENLTWQAPRLHLVDLQYSDVRLDKGLYNRLVARGSMKRLVTEQQVLDAVENPPTDTRAYFRGECLRRFGADIAAASWDSVIFDLGGDSLVRIPTLEPLRGSKAHVGALLDSVDSAVELVEQLTN from the coding sequence ATGCAACGGATTATCGGAACTGAGGTCGAGTACGGTATCTCCTCACCGTCCGATCCGACCGCCAATCCGATCTTGACATCGACGCAGGCGGTCCTGGCGTACGCGGCGGCCGCGGGAATCCAGCGTGCCAAGCGCACGCGGTGGGATTACGAGGTGGAATCCCCGCTGCGCGACGCGCGCGGATTCGACCTGTCGCGGTCGTCGGGACCGCCGCCGATCGTCGACGCCGACGAGGTCGGCGCGGCCAACATGATCCTCACCAACGGCGCCCGGCTCTACGTCGACCACGCGCATCCGGAGTACTCGGCCCCCGAGTGCACCGACCCGATGGACGCCGTGATCTGGGACAAGGCCGGTGAGCGGGTCATGGAGGCCGCCGCGCGGCACGTCGCGAGCGTCCCCGGCGCCGCCAAGCTGCAGCTGTACAAGAACAACGTCGACGGCAAGGGCGCCTCCTACGGTTCGCACGAGAACTACCTGATGAGCCGTCAGACGCCGTTCTCGGCGGTCATCGCGGGCCTGACGCCGTTCATGGTGTCGCGGCAGGTGGTGACCGGGTCGGGCCGCGTCGGCATCGGACCCTCCGGCGACGAGCCGGGCTTCCAGCTGTCGCAGCGCGCCGACTACATCGAGGTCGAGGTCGGGCTGGAGACCACGCTCAAGCGCGGCATCATCAACACCCGCGACGAACCGCACGCCGATGCCGACAAGTACCGGCGGCTGCACGTCATCATCGGCGATGCGAACCTCGCCGAGACCTCCACCTACCTCAAGCTGGGCGCCACGTCGCTGGTCCTCGACCTCATCGAGGAGGGCCACCAGATCGGCATCGACCTGTCCGACCTCGCGCTCGCCCGGCCCGTGCACGCGGTGCATGTCATCAGCCGCGACCCGTCGCTGCGCGCCACGGTCGCGCTCGCCGACGGCCGCGAGCTGACCGCACTTGCGCTGCAACGCATCTACCTCGACCGCGTCGCCAAGCTGGTGGACAGCCGCGATCCCGATCCGCGGGCGAATCACGTCGTCGAGACCTGGGCAAACGTCCTCGACCTGCTGGAACGGGATCCGATGGAGTGTGCCGAGATTCTCGACTGGCCCGCGAAGCTGCGGTTGCTGGAAGGCTTCCGTCAGCGCGAGAACCTGACGTGGCAGGCACCGCGTCTGCATCTGGTGGATTTGCAGTACTCGGATGTGCGGCTCGACAAGGGGTTGTACAACCGGCTGGTGGCACGTGGGTCGATGAAACGGCTGGTCACCGAGCAGCAAGTGCTAGATGCGGTCGAGAACCCGCCCACCGACACACGCGCCTACTTCCGCGGGGAGTGCCTGCGCCGGTTCGGGGCGGACATCGCCGCGGCCAGCTGGGACTCGGTGATCTTCGACCTCGGGGGCGATTCGCTCGTCCGGATTCCAACCCTGGAACCGCTGCGCGGGAGCAAGGCACATGTGGGCGCGTTGCTGGATTCCGTGGACAGCGCCGTCGAACTCGTGGAGCAACTCACCAACTGA
- a CDS encoding ubiquitin-like protein Pup: MAQEQTKRGGGGGEDDDLSGASAAGQERREKLAEETDDLLDEIDDVLEENAEDFVRAYVQKGGQ, encoded by the coding sequence ATGGCTCAGGAGCAGACCAAGCGTGGCGGTGGCGGCGGAGAGGACGACGACCTTTCCGGTGCTTCGGCCGCCGGCCAGGAGCGTCGCGAGAAACTCGCCGAAGAGACCGACGACCTGCTGGATGAGATCGACGACGTTCTCGAGGAGAACGCCGAGGACTTCGTGCGCGCATACGTGCAAAAGGGCGGCCAGTGA
- the prcB gene encoding proteasome subunit beta codes for MPFTQPTLPTSGIPSVPVDLSSFSELLSRQAPELLPVNRVAYGANPVGPTDAVPHGTTIVALKYPGGVLIAGDRRSTQGNMIAGRDVQKVYITDDYTATGIAGTAAIAVEFARLYAVELEHYEKLEGVPLTFRGKVNRLAIMVRGNLGAALQGFVALPLLVGYDLDDPNPDGAGRIVSFDAAGGWNIEEEGYQSVGSGSIFAKSSMKKLYSQVSDADSALKVAVEALYDAADDDSATGGPDLVRGIYPTAVTIGADGAEEVPEPRIADLAREVIESRSRTDTFGPDARRGIDARGDS; via the coding sequence CTGCCCTTCACCCAACCGACCCTCCCCACATCCGGAATACCGTCTGTCCCTGTCGACCTGTCCTCGTTCTCTGAACTGTTGAGCCGACAGGCCCCCGAGCTGCTGCCGGTCAATCGGGTCGCCTACGGGGCGAACCCGGTCGGCCCGACCGATGCCGTGCCGCACGGCACGACCATCGTCGCGCTGAAGTACCCGGGCGGCGTCCTGATCGCCGGCGACCGCCGGTCGACGCAGGGCAACATGATCGCGGGCCGTGACGTGCAGAAGGTGTACATCACCGACGACTACACCGCGACGGGCATCGCGGGCACCGCGGCCATCGCGGTGGAGTTCGCCCGCCTGTACGCCGTCGAGCTCGAACACTACGAGAAGCTCGAGGGCGTCCCGCTGACCTTCCGCGGCAAGGTCAACCGGCTGGCGATCATGGTGCGCGGCAACCTCGGTGCGGCACTGCAGGGTTTCGTGGCGCTGCCGCTGCTGGTGGGCTACGACCTCGATGATCCGAACCCCGACGGCGCGGGGCGCATCGTGTCCTTCGACGCCGCGGGCGGCTGGAACATCGAGGAAGAGGGCTACCAGTCGGTGGGCTCGGGCTCGATTTTCGCCAAGTCGTCGATGAAGAAGCTGTATTCGCAGGTTTCCGACGCGGATTCGGCGCTCAAGGTCGCCGTCGAGGCGCTCTACGACGCGGCCGACGACGACTCCGCCACCGGCGGTCCGGACCTGGTGCGCGGCATCTACCCGACCGCGGTGACCATCGGCGCCGACGGGGCCGAGGAGGTACCCGAGCCGCGGATCGCCGACCTGGCCCGCGAGGTCATCGAAAGCCGCTCCCGTACCGACACTTTCGGGCCCGACGCCCGCCGGGGCATTGATGCGCGAGGAGATTCGTGA
- the prcA gene encoding proteasome subunit alpha, with translation MSFPYFISPEQAMRERSELARKGIARGRSVVALAYSAGVLFVAENPSRSLQKVSELYDRVGFAAVGRFNEFDNLRRGGIQFADTRGYAYDRRDVTGRQLANVYAQTLGTIFTEQAKPYEVELCVAEVAHYGETKPPELYRITYDGSIADEPHFVVMGGTTEPIIAALNESYTENASLEDAVSIAVKALSASAEGAEPRTLGPLTLEVAVLDAGRPRRAFRRITGAALDALLPAAPQPDSDKPAQ, from the coding sequence GTGAGCTTCCCGTACTTCATATCGCCCGAGCAGGCGATGCGCGAGCGTTCCGAGCTCGCACGCAAAGGTATCGCCAGGGGGCGCAGCGTGGTGGCGCTCGCGTACTCCGCGGGTGTCCTGTTCGTCGCCGAGAACCCGTCGCGGTCGCTGCAGAAGGTCAGTGAGCTCTACGACCGGGTGGGCTTCGCGGCCGTCGGCCGGTTCAACGAGTTCGACAACCTGCGCCGCGGCGGCATCCAGTTCGCCGACACACGCGGCTACGCCTACGACCGGCGCGATGTGACCGGCAGGCAGCTGGCCAACGTGTACGCCCAGACCCTCGGCACGATCTTCACCGAGCAGGCCAAGCCCTACGAGGTGGAGCTGTGCGTGGCCGAGGTCGCGCACTACGGCGAGACCAAACCACCGGAGCTCTACCGCATCACCTACGACGGGTCGATCGCCGACGAGCCGCACTTCGTGGTGATGGGCGGCACCACCGAGCCGATCATCGCCGCGCTCAACGAGTCCTACACGGAGAACGCGAGCCTGGAGGACGCCGTGAGCATCGCCGTCAAGGCGTTGTCCGCGAGCGCCGAAGGGGCCGAGCCCCGCACGCTGGGCCCGTTGACCCTTGAGGTCGCGGTCCTCGACGCGGGCAGGCCCCGTCGCGCGTTCCGCCGGATCACCGGCGCGGCCCTTGATGCGTTGCTGCCCGCGGCGCCGCAGCCGGATTCCGACAAACCCGCGCAATAG